In one window of Pseudomonas putida DNA:
- the colR gene encoding two-component system response regulator ColR, protein MRILLVEDNRDILANLADYLGMKGYTVDCAQDGLSGLHLAATEHYDLIVLDIMLPGIDGYTLCKRLREDARRDTPVIMLTARDQLDDRLQGFRSGADDYLLKPFALSELAARIEAVLRRAQGGGRRTLQVADLSYDLDTLEVTRQGKLLKLNPVGLKLLAVLMQKSPHVLRREVLEEALWGDDCPDSDSLRSHVHQLRQVIDKPFEKPLLHTVHGVGYRLAEGRDGV, encoded by the coding sequence ATGCGCATTCTACTGGTTGAAGACAACCGCGATATCCTCGCCAACCTGGCTGATTACCTGGGCATGAAAGGCTACACCGTCGACTGCGCCCAGGACGGCCTGTCGGGCCTGCACCTGGCCGCGACCGAACACTATGACCTGATCGTGCTCGATATCATGCTGCCTGGCATCGATGGCTACACCCTGTGCAAGCGCCTGCGCGAAGACGCCCGCCGCGACACCCCGGTGATCATGCTGACCGCCCGCGACCAGCTGGACGATCGCCTGCAGGGCTTCCGTTCTGGGGCCGACGATTACCTGCTCAAGCCTTTCGCCCTGTCCGAATTGGCCGCGCGCATCGAGGCGGTGCTGCGTCGCGCCCAGGGCGGTGGTCGGCGTACGCTGCAGGTGGCAGACCTGAGCTACGACCTCGACACGCTGGAAGTCACCCGTCAGGGCAAGCTGCTCAAACTCAACCCGGTCGGCCTGAAGTTGCTGGCGGTGCTGATGCAGAAGAGCCCGCACGTGCTGCGCCGCGAAGTCCTCGAAGAAGCCCTGTGGGGCGACGACTGCCCCGACAGCGACAGCTTGCGCAGCCATGTCCACCAACTGCGCCAGGTGATCGACAAGCCGTTCGAAAAGCCCCTGTTGCATACCGTCCATGGCGTCGGCTATCGCCTCGCCGAGGGTCGCGATGGAGTTTAA
- a CDS encoding phosphatase PAP2 family protein has protein sequence MHTARPRPINPWLYLGIPLATALVLLLLEATSLDMDVANLMFDPSVGQFIGRHSYFLETILHDRVKQAVIGVGLLAVVAFIASFFWSRLGSWRRELGCLVLALGLSTGFVTPLKQLTAVQCPWSLTQFGGKETYSKLLEARPATDKPGLCWPGGHAATGFSLFALFFVLRDRKPRLARGAFALAAGVGVVLSVGRMMQGAHFLSHNVWTAVFCWLIGLGCYYLVLYRRGMARVTVAERGIA, from the coding sequence ATGCACACCGCCCGACCCCGCCCGATCAACCCCTGGCTGTACCTTGGCATCCCCCTGGCTACCGCACTGGTTCTGCTGCTGCTCGAGGCCACATCGCTGGACATGGACGTGGCCAACCTGATGTTCGATCCGTCCGTGGGTCAATTCATCGGGCGCCATAGCTACTTCCTCGAGACCATTCTGCATGACCGGGTCAAGCAGGCGGTGATCGGTGTCGGGCTGCTGGCGGTAGTAGCGTTCATCGCCAGTTTCTTCTGGTCACGCCTGGGCAGTTGGCGGCGCGAACTGGGTTGCCTGGTGCTGGCCCTGGGGCTGTCCACCGGTTTTGTCACGCCACTCAAGCAACTGACGGCGGTGCAGTGCCCGTGGAGCCTGACCCAGTTTGGCGGCAAGGAAACCTACAGCAAACTGCTCGAAGCGCGGCCAGCGACCGACAAACCAGGGCTGTGCTGGCCCGGCGGCCATGCAGCGACCGGCTTCAGCCTGTTCGCATTGTTCTTCGTGCTGCGTGACCGCAAGCCACGCCTGGCACGTGGTGCCTTCGCCCTCGCGGCAGGTGTCGGGGTGGTGCTATCGGTAGGCCGGATGATGCAGGGCGCACACTTTCTCTCGCACAACGTCTGGACCGCCGTGTTCTGCTGGTTGATCGGATTGGGCTGCTATTACCTGGTGCTCTATCGCAGGGGGATGGCAAGGGTGACCGTGGCTGAACGCGGCATCGCCTGA